The Nitrospirota bacterium genome includes a window with the following:
- a CDS encoding tetratricopeptide repeat protein — protein MSAIGRLVLLYALGAAAVAYSADLTAGFPAAPTDLRLVHPLPIKDASSPRMLDGDELLRIGDIHEVQNHLQEAMPYYQRALTAFRVTKNRRGEAASLMRIGAIQERQGHTRAAMESVTGAVAIFKTLPDKGAYARSLLRLGRLSEILGDRVAAERSYEQALALCRQARDLQAWTEGATLLGNLRIDDGRIEQGLALLDEALTEARRRRDLGQELNALAIIAGAQVRQERLDEARRLYEQALRLAEQQRDQRAEVGIRVALAHLDAALGFHQDGILMAKKALALYQALRDRLREADTLALLGYLHQIQGDLAGAAEHHERALALYRALRDRAREAGSLVNLAVVYDAQGAPEDARETRGKAIVLLQSLSP, from the coding sequence ATGTCGGCAATCGGGCGCCTTGTCCTGCTCTACGCGTTGGGTGCGGCCGCTGTCGCCTACTCCGCAGATTTAACGGCCGGCTTCCCCGCCGCCCCCACGGATCTGCGCCTCGTACATCCCCTCCCGATCAAAGACGCCTCCTCGCCGCGCATGCTGGACGGCGATGAACTGCTCAGGATCGGCGACATCCATGAAGTGCAGAATCACCTGCAGGAAGCCATGCCGTACTATCAACGGGCCTTGACGGCGTTTCGTGTCACGAAGAACCGGCGGGGAGAAGCGGCGAGCCTGATGCGCATCGGGGCGATCCAGGAACGTCAAGGGCACACGCGCGCCGCCATGGAATCGGTGACAGGCGCCGTGGCGATCTTCAAGACGCTTCCGGACAAAGGCGCCTATGCCCGTTCGTTGCTGCGGCTCGGACGCCTATCGGAAATACTCGGCGACCGGGTTGCCGCGGAGCGATCCTACGAACAGGCGCTCGCCTTGTGTCGGCAGGCGCGCGATCTTCAAGCCTGGACCGAGGGCGCGACTCTGCTCGGCAACCTGCGCATCGACGATGGACGAATCGAGCAAGGGCTTGCGTTGTTGGACGAGGCGCTGACGGAGGCGCGCCGGCGCCGGGATCTGGGACAGGAATTGAACGCGCTGGCGATCATCGCCGGCGCGCAGGTACGCCAGGAGCGCTTGGATGAGGCGAGGAGGTTGTACGAGCAGGCCCTTCGTCTGGCGGAGCAACAACGAGACCAACGGGCCGAGGTCGGCATCCGGGTGGCGCTCGCCCACCTTGATGCCGCCCTCGGCTTCCATCAAGACGGAATCCTGATGGCCAAGAAGGCCTTGGCTCTCTATCAGGCGCTCCGCGACCGGTTGCGGGAAGCCGATACGTTGGCGTTGCTGGGGTATCTGCATCAAATTCAAGGCGATCTGGCCGGCGCTGCGGAGCATCACGAACGGGCCCTGGCGCTCTATCGGGCGCTACGGGACCGGGCGCGGGAGGCTGGAAGCCTCGTGAATCTGGCGGTTGTGTACGACGCCCAAGGCGCGCCGGAAGACGCCCGAGAAACTCGAGGCAAAGCGATCGTTCTGCTGCAATCTCTCTCGCCGTGA
- the lgt gene encoding prolipoprotein diacylglyceryl transferase produces MPYPNIDPVFLRLGPLQFRWYGLMYLIGLTAAYFLIKAKAAAQQLALTKDQIYDMIVYAAAGVFVGGRLGYTLFYNFSYYLEHPAKIIAVWEGGMSFHGGLIGTIVALWWFSRRRGIPVYTVADLAASATPIGLGLGRIGNFINGELYGRPTNVEWCMVFPGGGPECRHPSQLYEAALEGLLLFVVLWWIGRRPTPPGTVFWSFITGYGLCRLVIEFFREPDQHLGFIFGPFSMGQVLSAPMILLGALMLAVGYQKAAKRNE; encoded by the coding sequence ATTCCCTATCCGAACATCGACCCTGTTTTTCTCCGGCTTGGCCCGCTGCAATTCCGCTGGTACGGGCTCATGTACTTGATCGGGCTGACAGCCGCGTACTTTCTGATCAAAGCCAAAGCGGCTGCGCAGCAATTGGCGCTGACCAAAGACCAAATCTACGACATGATCGTCTATGCGGCGGCGGGTGTCTTTGTGGGCGGGCGACTCGGCTATACGCTCTTCTACAATTTCTCGTACTACCTTGAACACCCGGCGAAAATCATCGCGGTCTGGGAAGGCGGCATGTCCTTCCACGGCGGTCTCATTGGAACGATCGTTGCGCTGTGGTGGTTCAGCAGACGGCGCGGCATTCCGGTCTATACGGTGGCCGATCTGGCCGCTTCCGCGACCCCGATCGGCTTGGGGTTGGGCCGGATCGGCAACTTCATCAACGGCGAGTTGTACGGGAGGCCGACGAACGTCGAATGGTGCATGGTCTTTCCCGGCGGCGGGCCCGAGTGCCGCCATCCGTCGCAACTGTACGAGGCGGCGCTCGAGGGCCTCTTGCTGTTTGTCGTCTTGTGGTGGATCGGGCGACGCCCCACGCCTCCAGGCACCGTCTTCTGGAGCTTTATCACCGGTTACGGGTTGTGCCGTCTGGTGATCGAGTTCTTCCGCGAGCCGGACCAGCACCTTGGCTTCATCTTCGGCCCCTTCTCGATGGGGCAGGTCCTCTCCGCGCCGATGATCCTGCTGGGCGCCTTGATGCTGGCGGTAGGCTATCAAAAGGCCGCGAAACGTAACGAGTAA
- a CDS encoding metallopeptidase family protein yields MARRRRSLAVSDEEFAALVRQAIDSLPADYAKLLTNVAVVVEDEPPREVLDDLELESEDDLLGLYQGASLDSESFFHAGGHLPARISIYRGPILRLCRTKAEVVQEVRDTVVHEIGHHFGLDDEEMPY; encoded by the coding sequence ATGGCCCGGCGACGCCGCTCTCTGGCGGTCTCAGACGAAGAGTTCGCCGCGCTGGTGCGACAGGCGATCGACAGCCTGCCGGCCGACTATGCCAAGCTGCTCACCAACGTGGCGGTCGTGGTGGAAGATGAACCACCGCGCGAGGTGCTGGACGATCTGGAGTTGGAGTCGGAAGACGATCTGCTCGGCTTGTATCAGGGCGCGTCGCTGGACAGCGAATCGTTCTTTCACGCCGGGGGCCACTTGCCGGCGCGCATTTCCATCTATCGCGGGCCGATCCTGCGGCTGTGTCGCACGAAAGCCGAGGTGGTCCAGGAAGTCAGGGATACGGTGGTCCACGAGATCGGCCACCACTTCGGGCTGGACGATGAGGAGATGCCGTATTGA
- a CDS encoding tetratricopeptide repeat protein — MHRWWVIVLAGLVLGGCAGRQEVQQRTLHAPPGTPPAAAAKLEEGNTLYAARDWAGAKAAYVSAIDLHPALAEAHYNLGLVLDRLGDGKSAKKHYIEAANLAPGNKVIWDAPPLRSHGSFEEDRVKGKSFLDAAPR; from the coding sequence ATGCATCGATGGTGGGTGATCGTCCTGGCCGGACTCGTGTTGGGCGGCTGCGCCGGCCGGCAGGAGGTTCAACAGCGGACGCTCCATGCGCCGCCCGGTACGCCCCCTGCTGCTGCGGCGAAGCTGGAGGAGGGCAACACGCTTTACGCGGCCCGAGACTGGGCCGGGGCGAAAGCAGCCTATGTCTCCGCCATTGACTTGCACCCCGCGTTGGCGGAAGCGCATTACAATTTGGGTCTGGTCCTGGATCGGCTGGGAGACGGCAAAAGCGCCAAGAAGCATTACATCGAGGCGGCGAACCTGGCGCCCGGCAATAAGGTGATCTGGGACGCGCCGCCGCTCCGCAGCCACGGCTCGTTCGAAGAGGATCGGGTGAAGGGCAAATCCTTTCTGGATGCCGCTCCGCGATAG